The following coding sequences lie in one Spea bombifrons isolate aSpeBom1 chromosome 5, aSpeBom1.2.pri, whole genome shotgun sequence genomic window:
- the ZNF516 gene encoding zinc finger protein 516 has protein sequence MPMMDRRKQFDMELRESNMKAGKNDNEEDKSSSFSCVICGKSFPFQSSLSQHMRKHTGEKPYKCPYCDHRAAQKGNLKIHLRTHRTGTISHVQDVEMTDSHVGELGVSEGMGGCASPTKSTSACNKILNGTAQTEEQEAMDDDKPGSYPCNFCKNKYDRKKELDQHLLQVHKPYKCRFCNYMTLREETLLNHIEKDHITTAIPLNREGFPENGKNEIGGGEFPCEVCGQAFGQAWFLKAHMKKHRGSFDHGCHICGRRFKEPWFLKNHMKSHGPKTGSKNKPKSDTDLVATINDVVQEEAMMTGLCLYEVCTKCGNLFTNLESLNAHNLVHCKIEENTGEGKADQASEGLCNGISESPEAKQFFLDYLKLKPLEDSSKTSSAQQGKRVPELDPVNSYQAWQLATKGKVAEASEYVKYLGWDETLADADVTYDREKGEYVFVGQEKRKRESEGHNTSNPKKRNNSSSNRTEKGVSAQPGENHIEGTNDLEFRPPSRQSRRSSQNKSTECFECGKIFRTYHQMVLHSRVHRKERRSLSENGSISHRDRYGSNSDGDSASRPSSPDSTSAPEDSLASGMGDDGADDDSFEEAAALSPGVKQYRHDYSTEDMPMQISTTNSHHNFISDNTSKLGWPMQSSLASSKHPDFSYVKSEFASSLKIPAFNYKKEPCGFVNNTTQDGGSTSFSAMEQSSENAVDMKKVLSAEKNPPNGVTLDLLKKHVEAEKGASGEDFVPLNLSQKSTRAESCSKESISALHASLVAHQCPFCSHKTYYPEVLWMHKRIWHKVSCNSMAPQWVQQNGFKNLKNNVLFLARSGRTGPPPALGGKDCPPLPIGKFAHTQLPARSSTSKGNSNLGNVSKTISGSQGRDNARGLGGSKTTSFDMQRQPKLTQTPEPYSPTVKQPLPSPNMKPKYETSPKFLQAGNLNRNPSPSQSSVTRQILQPSSSKQMEKYLMPQGGPSFAPLNSKLSVSDTVKTKYTLQQPPFPFHMVEPQAKHESSPAPQRESQGKIMNEQGALSNISAGIKTSPVSQTPPGSTGGHLPFTSVKQEPGPEGNEKHLDILNIFKTYIPKDLATLYQSWGANANHMENAGMLRTQARQGDYVCIECGKCFTQPSHLRTHMRSHTVVFESNGLRGTEVHTTSADAPKQVRDHSSADIAHTVPLKKGT, from the exons ATGCCGATGATGGACCGTAGGAAACAATTTGATATGGAGCTGCGTGAGTCCAACATGAAAGCAGGTAAAAATGACAATGAAGAAGATAAATCATCGTCCTTCAGCTGTGTCATCTGTGGCAAAAGTTTCCCCTTCCAGAGCTCTCTTTCACAGCATATGCGAAAACACACTGGTGAAAAGCCATACAAATGCCCTTACTGCGACCACAGGGCGGCCCAGAAAGGAAACTTAAAGATACACCTACGAACCCATAGAACTGGCACTATTAGTCATGTACAAGATGTGGAAATGACAGACTCTCATGTCGGAGAACTAGGTGTGTCTGAAGGTATGGGTGGCTGCGCAAGCCCCACTAAAAGCACATCTGCATGCAACAAAATACTTAATGGCACAGCACAAACAGAAGAACAGGAAGCAATGGATGATGACAAGCCCGGCAGTTATCCATGCAACttctgcaaaaataaatatgatcgAAAGAAGGAGCTTGACCAGCACCTTCTGCAGGTGCACAAACCATACAAATGCAGATTTTGTAACTACATGACATTACGAGAGGAGACCCTGTTGAACCACATTGAGAAAGATCATATCACAACTGCAATCCCCTTAAACAGGGAAGGTTTTCCTGAGAACGGCAAAAATGAAATAGGCGGAGGAGAGTTCCCTTGTGAAGTCTGTGGACAGGCCTTTGGTCAGGCATGGTTTCTGAAGGCCCACATGAAAAAGCACCGGGGGTCATTTGATCATGGTTGTCACATTTGTGGCAGAAGATTTAAAGAGCCATGGTTCCTAAAAAACCACATGAAATCCCATGGTCCAAAGACTGGGAGTAAAAATAAACCGAAATCAGACACCGACCTGGTAGCCACTATTAATGATGTTGTACAGGAGGAGGCCATGATGACTGGCTTATGTCTCTATGAAGTTTGCACAAAATGTGGCAATTTGTTTACAAACCTGGAAAGCCTAAATGCACACAACCTTGTGCACTGCAAAATTGAAGAAAACACTGGTGAAGGCAAAGCAGATCAGGCAAGTGAAGGCTTATGTAATGGAATTTCAGAATCGCCTGAAGCCAAGCAGTTTTTCCTAGACTACCTTAAactaaaacctttggaggactcTAGTAAAACATCAAGTGCACAGCAAGGTAAAAGAGTGCCTGAGCTTGACCCAGTCAACAGTTATCAAGCTTGGCAGCTAGCTACCAAAGGCAAAGTAGCAGAGGCTTCAGAATATGTTAAATACTTGGGATGGGATGAGACTTTGGCGGATGCAGATGTAACTTATGACAGAGAGAAAGGTGAATATGTTTTTGTTGGTCAGGAGAAGAGAAAACGTGAGTCAGAAGGACACAATACCAGCAATCCAAAGAAACGCAATAACTCAAGTAGTAACCGCACAGAGAAAGGTGTCAGTGCACAACCTGGAGAAAACCATATAGAAGGAACAAATGATTTGGAATTCAGACCACCATCACGGCAGAGCCGAAGGTCCTCTCAGAATAAGTCCACTGAATGCTTTGAATGTGGAAAGATTTTCCGTACATACCATCAGATGGTGCTTCATTCTAGGGTTCACAGGAAGGAGCGAAGGAGCCTCAGTGAGAACGGCTCCATTTCTCATCGTGATAGATATGGCTCAAATAGCGATGGTGACTCCGCTAGCAGACCTAGCAGCCCAGACTCCACTTCTGCCCCAGAGGATTCACTTGCATCAGGCATGGGAGATGATGGTGCTGATGATGACAGTTTTGAAGAAGCTGCTGCTCTGTCACCAG GAGTGAAACAATATCGTCATGACTATTCAACAGAGGATATGCCCATGCAAATCTCTACGACAAACAGTCATCATAACTTTATTTCTGATAACACCAGCAAACTAGGATGGCCAATGCAATCCTCTTTAGCATCCAGCAAACATCCAGACTTTAGCTATGTCAAATCTGAATTTGCTTCCAGCTTAAAAATACCAGCATTCAACTACAAAAAAGAGCCTTGTGGTTTTGTAAACAATACTACCCAAGATGGTGGCAGCACTTCATTTTCCGCAATGGAACAAAGTTCAGAAAATGCTGTTGACATGAAAAAGGTTTTATCTGCGGAAAAGAACCCACCCAATGGAGTGACATTAGACCTTCTGAAGAAGCATGTGGAGGCAGAAAAAGGTGCTAGTGGAGAAGACTTTGTTCCATTAAATCTTAGTCAAAAATCAACCAGGGCAGAAAGCTGTAGTAAAGAATCTATTTCTGCGCTGCATGCTTCGTTGGTTGCTCATCAGTGTCCCTTCTGTAGTCATAAGACTTACTATCCAGAGGTTTTATGGATGCATAAAAGAATTTGGCACAAAGTGAGTTGCAACTCTATGGCACCTCAATGGGTTCAACAAAATGGatttaaaaatttgaaaaacaatGTACTTTTCTTAGCTAGGAGTGGGCGTACAGGTCCCCCACCTGCACTTGGCGGCAAAGATTGTCCGCCTTTGCCTATTGGCAAATTTGCTCATACTCAGTTGCCTGCTCGTTCTTCAACTTCCAAAGGAAACTCAAATTTAGGAAATGTTTCTAAGACAATTAGTGGATCTCAGGGGCGCGATAATGCCCGTGGCTTAGGTGGGTCTAAAACTACAAGTTTTGACATGCAGCGGCAACCTAAGTTGACACAGACACCAGAACCATATAGTCCCACGGTTAAACAACCTCTACCAAGTCCAAATATGAAGCCTAAATATGAAACAAGCCCAAAATTCCTTCAGGCCGGAAATCTCAACAGAAATCCATCACCTTCTCAGTCATCTGTAACTAGGCAAATTCTTCAGCCATCTAGTAGTAAGCAAATGGAAAAGTATCTCATGCCCCAGGGAGGACCTAGTTTTGCACCTCTAAATAGTAAACTGTCTGTCTCTGACACCGTGAAAACCAAGTACACCCTGCAGCAACCACCTTTCCCGTTTCACATGGTAGAACCCCAAGCAAAACATGAGAGTTCTCCAGCACCTCAGCGAGAATCTCAGGGCAAAATAATGAATGAACAAGGGGCATTGTCCAACATTAGTGCAGGAATCAAAACAAGCCCTGTTTCACAAACACCACCAGGTTCCACAGGAGGCCATCTACCTTTCACATCAGTTAAACAAGAACCAGGACCTGAGGGCAATGAAAAACATCTGGACATTTTAAATATCTTCAAGACCTACATTCCAAAGGACCTTGCTACTTTATACCAAAGTTGGGGCGCTAATGCAAATCATATGGAAAATGCAG GAATGCTTAGGACACAGGCACGACAAGGAGATTATGTTTGCATTGAATGTGGAAAATGTTTTACACAGCCGAGCCACTTAAGAACCCATATGAGGTCCCACACAG TGGTATTTGAGTCTAATGGACTCCGAGGTACTGAAGTTCACACCACCTCCGCAGATGCCCCAAAACAA GTGAGAGACCATTCCAGTGCAGATATTGCCCATACAGTGCCTCTCAAAAAGGGAACTTAA